From one Peromyscus maniculatus bairdii isolate BWxNUB_F1_BW_parent chromosome 17, HU_Pman_BW_mat_3.1, whole genome shotgun sequence genomic stretch:
- the LOC143269138 gene encoding uncharacterized protein LOC143269138: MFPAAPEEVGALGEMAEDGGKRRGPELGPRTAAAAAAAEQGGGGADGGAAANTAAASRTKLQEPLGGSWAGQRTLLKATPTPAWGAGLPRGSAPAESWNSDSSSELRLDCGDGETLRRVGGTSCVQRRGHWSGHRNATEGSGCLHGDPRREDLGGVLRSRRRCRSPRRGSAGQCVSPCDPRAEGTSGHVWKPPPPQRARACRACAARAPRLCIRRGREPSRRRRFLSPASGAAGPKWQDSEARRLPPRVHFASQVPENRNASPGRKGSSRVTRSFRSNQETEDVKWSVRWGRGGSQAFNSSAQEAGGSLEFEASLVYTVSSRPAKTT, translated from the exons ATGTTCCCCGCGGCGCCGGAGGAGGTCGGGGCGCTCGGGGAGATGGCGGAAGACGGAGGGAAGCGGAGGGGACCGGAGCTCGGGCCCCggaccgccgccgccgccgccgccgccgagcaaggaggaggaggagccgacGGAGGAGCCGCCGCCAACACCGCCGCCGCCTCGAGAACCAAACTCCA AGAGCCGTTGGGAGGCAGTTGGGCGGGGCAACGGACGCTGCTTAAGGCCACGCCCACTCCGGCCTGGGGGGCGGGGCTTCCTCGCGGAAGCGCACCCGCAGAGTCCTGGAACTCGGACTCTTCCTCGGAGCTGCGTCTGGACTGCGGAGACGGGGAGACCCTCCGCCGGGTCGGGGGGACCTCCTGCGTTCAGAGACGAGGGCATTGGAGCGGCCATAGGAACGCTACGGAGGGCAGCGGTTGTCTGCATGGAGACCCGCGCCGCGAGGACCTCGGCGGAGTTCTGCGCAGCCGCCGCCGCTGCAGAAGCCCGAGGCGCGGGTCTGCAGGGCAGTGCGTGTCCCCATGTGACCCGCGCGCAGAGGGGACCTCAGGGCACGTCTGGAAGCCGCCGCCTCCGCAGAGGGCGCGAGCCTGCAGGGCCTGCGCGGCGCGGGCACCTCGGCTCTGCATCCGTCGGGGGCGCGAACCCAGCAGGAGACGCCGCTTTTTGTCGCCGGCCTCGGGGGCGGCCGGCCCGAAGTGGCAGGATTCAGAAGCCCGGCGTCTTCCTCCGCGCGTTCACTTTGCATCTCAGGTGCCGGAAAACAGGAACGCCTCACCGGGGAGGAAAGGAAGTTCCAGGGTCACCCGGAGTTTTAGGTCTAACCAAGAAACGGAGGATGTCAAGT GGAGTGtccggtgggggaggggaggaagccaagcatttaattccagcgctcaggaggcaggaggatctctcgagttcgaggccagcctggtctacacagtgagttccagaccagccaagactacatag